Proteins from a genomic interval of Symmachiella macrocystis:
- a CDS encoding GNAT family N-acetyltransferase: MERTIRQYVDKDLEGVLSSWEAATRLAHPFLTEEFLAQERHNIPNMYLPNADTWVVEQDGTVIGFIALIGNEVGAIFVQPDFHSTGAGRALMDQARGLHKVLEVEVFRANAIGRKFYDNYGFQPLSESVHEPTGQELLRLKYTAERAA, encoded by the coding sequence ATGGAACGCACAATTCGCCAATACGTCGACAAAGATTTAGAGGGCGTGCTCTCCTCTTGGGAGGCAGCGACGCGGTTGGCGCATCCGTTTTTGACCGAAGAGTTCCTCGCCCAAGAACGGCACAACATCCCCAACATGTATCTACCGAACGCCGACACCTGGGTCGTTGAACAGGACGGCACCGTGATCGGTTTCATCGCCCTGATCGGCAACGAAGTCGGCGCGATCTTCGTGCAACCCGACTTCCACAGCACCGGCGCCGGCCGCGCCTTGATGGATCAAGCACGGGGCTTGCACAAAGTCCTTGAGGTCGAAGTCTTCCGCGCGAACGCCATCGGCCGAAAATTCTACGACAACTACGGCTTCCAACCCTTAAGCGAATCGGTACACGAACCCACCGGACAGGAATTGTTACGGTTGAAGTACACCGCCGAGCGGGCAGCTTGA